The genomic segment CGCTTGCAGTTTCCGATTGATGAGAATATCTGCTGGGAAATTCGCGATATCGCGGGCATCCGCGTCATCGCGGGCATCCGCGTCATTTGCCAGTTTATTGATGATATACCGGCAGTCGTAGAGATGATCCGCAACCGCGGAGATATGCGTGTGTATTTGGAAAAGGATTATGTCTCTACCCCAAAAGAAAGCGGATATCGGGGCTATCACCTTGCCGTAGAGTATCCGATCATGATGGCGGGTGGGCAAGTGACTATTCCGGTAGAAATTCAGATTCGCACATTGGGAATGAATTTTTGGGCGACGATTGAGCACTCGCTGAATTATAAATACGAGGGAATTATCCCATCCAATATAAGGCAAAGATTGTTCGAGGTTGCCAAGGCATCCTACAAGCTGGATAGCGAAATGAACAATATCCGGGACGAAATTAAAGACGCCCAAGCAGAATTTACGAAAAAAGAAGTGCCGATGGAGTCATTATTATCGTTGGTTGAGCTGGATCTGGACGTCGATGCGGCAATGGACGAAGGCAGTATGAATGAGAGGACTGAAGAAGAGAATGACAAGCGTTAATTGGCTGGAGGAAACAAATAAACGCAAGGAAGAACTGATTGCGACGACGCAACAATTTTTGCAGATTAAAAGCGTATTGGACCCCGAGTCAGTACGGGAAGGGGCCCCTTTCGGAGAAGGGATTCGGCAAGCGCTTGACTTTGCGCTAGGCGTGTGTGAAAAAGCAGGCATGACAACCAAAGACG from the Brevibacillus brevis genome contains:
- a CDS encoding GTP pyrophosphokinase, which encodes MHKLDWELYLLPFEQAVEEIKVKIKNIRNELRKRKEHSPIEFAVGRVKSIPSIYNKANRLQFPIDENICWEIRDIAGIRVIAGIRVICQFIDDIPAVVEMIRNRGDMRVYLEKDYVSTPKESGYRGYHLAVEYPIMMAGGQVTIPVEIQIRTLGMNFWATIEHSLNYKYEGIIPSNIRQRLFEVAKASYKLDSEMNNIRDEIKDAQAEFTKKEVPMESLLSLVELDLDVDAAMDEGSMNERTEEENDKR